TCCCAGCGATTGGTCATGAAGAGCGCGACTGTGTCGCCGGGCTTCAAACCCTGCTCCAGCGCCCAGTTGGCGACCCTGTTGGCGAAAGCATCAAACTGCCGATAGCTGATTTCGCCCTCATCGAGGATGGCCATCGGGCGGTCGGGGAAGCGGTCGACAGTGGCCTCGATATGATCGGGCACGCGCAGGCCCGAACCGGGGCCGACCTTGCCGATCTTCTTCAGCACCGAGAGCATGCTCGTCACATAGTTGAACTCGCGCGCGATGGCGCCCAGCATGCCCATTTGACCAAACCTCCCTTGTTTCTTTGCGCGTGACGATATGGCCCGCCCCGATACGGTCAAGCTGAGGCGCCCGCTTGTGCGGGAAGTGTGAACACATGTTTCAGAAGATTACCGGCGAAAGCTGCGTCAAGCGAGCGCGTCCCCGACAGACCTATCGGCGCCGCATGGTGCCCTCGCGGCCCGTCTCTGACATCAGTGCCAGGCATACCGCCAGCAGGGGCAGGTCCTTGAGCAGGAAGTGACCGGCCCGCCCCAGCGCCGGGAAGCCGCCCAATTCTGCCGACCAGCTCCCGGGGAAGGTGAACAGGAAGCTCAGGGTCAGCACAAAGGTGACCATGGCCAGGGCCAGCCCGATGCGGAACAGAGTATTGGAGAACCAGTAACCGACCAGGGCGATAACGGTGATCAGTTCGATCATGCCGATCAGGTTCGACACGGTCTGCAACGGCATCAGCCCGAGCAGCCAGGAAAAGAATGGGCTGGTCTGCACCAGCGGCTCGATGCCCGCCGCCTCGACCGCGGTGAACTTCATCCCGCCGATCCAGCCCAGAACCAGGATCAGTCCCAGCCACATCACCGGCTGGCTCCACATCCGCATGTCGGTGTGGCGCTGGGCGAACATGCGCGAGTTCTCGAAACTCCCGCCCCACAGGGACAGGCCCAGGATGGCGATGTATTTCAGGATGCCCTGGCCGGACCCGATGGCCGGGAAGCCACCGGCCGCCTCGATCCAGACCGGATTGGTCAGCAATACCGTGAGCGCGATGAAGGCGTACAGCCCGGTCATGGCAAAACCGATGCGCCGGAAACTGCCCGACGGGATCGGCGCGCCGACAAGAACGGCGGCAATAATCTGATAAACCCCCAGCGTCTTGGCAGCCGACCCAGCCTGTTCGGCCAAACCGGACAGGAAGGCATGGCCACCAATCCAGCTGCCGGTGATCTGCGTCCCGACCGCGGTGAAATTCATCACCCCGAACCACAGGAACATCACCGCCAGCGACAGGCGGGCAAATAATAACGCGTTTCCAGGCGACACCAAGGTCAGGCCTCCGTCCAGGCTCGAAGCAAAAGGCTAGCACCGGCCACCGCGACTGACGAGCGCAGATTTCAAGAGCTTGATGACGGTTCAGTCAGGTAGGGAACAAGGAGTGTCATGACACCCCCGGCCCCAACAGGCCCGCAAGCGCGACCGCGCGCCGGGCGGTCAGCCCGCCCCATCGGAGGCGCAAGCGCAGCGAAGAGCCGTGAGTTCAAGACCCGGCCCTGACAGGGCCGCAAGCGCGACCGCGCGCCAGCGCTCATGCGCTGCCCCATCGGAGGCGTTCGCGAAGCGAATAGCCGTGAGATAAAAAATGGTGCCCCTGGCCAGACTCGAACTGGCACTTCCGAAGAAAACGGATTTTGAATGTATTTTGTTTACAATAATTACATGTCAAGTCATTGATATTAGTGGTTTTATTCTACATGAAATTTCTTATGTGTAAGTTTATGTGTAATTTTGCATACACACTTCGCGTCTAGTTCTTGCGAATTGGTGTGGACTAGCTAAGCGAATTCGGTCTGGACGAAAATCGCGTCCGCTATGCTGTTAAGCTTATGGAAGTTTGAGGTTATTTGAGCGCCGACAGGGCCGTCGCCCTCTCCCCATATGTCCGACAACGCGTCTATCGCGAGCCGAACGTCGTTGGGGTACAACACGCGGCCTTTCAAAGTCGCGAACGGACCATCCGTTTCAGTCAAAACCCTGCCCTTGGGCATTAGTCGAGCCAGCTCCCGGCCCTTCGCAGACTTCAACATCGCCGGCCCCACAGAGAACCAAGCCCCAAGCGAAACCGCTCTCGACAACTCTGCCTTAGTCCCGCTGAACCAGTGCAAAACTGGAGTGCCTGCATTTGGATGTTGCTCCAGCATGTCGAGCACCTCTGTGGCGGCGCCCCGCGAATGGATCGACATCACTCTCCCGCCGAACTGCGCCGCTGCAGTCAACATGCGACGAAACACCATTTTCTGGAGTTCCAAATACTCCTTGAAGTCGACCGAACCATCGAGGCCGATTTCACCAACAAATCGAGCTTGCGGCATGAGATAATCAATGAGCGCCAACTCATCAGCTCTTTCATGAGCTAGCTGCGGGTGAAAACCCAAAGCGGTTTGCACGCTCTTGTTTCCCGCCGCGAGTTTTTGCGTCCCCAAGAATGCTTTCGGGGTGGTCGTCACCGATAAAACGAAGGTGTTGCTGGTGAGCGCGCGATCAAGAGCCAGTGCAGGACTGTCGTACAGATCTATATGACAGTGAAAGTCGATCATGCATCGATGCCCAGGTCTTTCAAAAATTGATCGATCTCGAACACGCCACGCCGAGCCACGTCCTTGTGCTCGTTACGCGCCGTTGGGTCCAACGGTAGAGGGCCGCCACGTATCACCCATTTGCCGAAATCGCCACCATTTACGCGGCGAATTGCAGCGGAAACAGCCCTGATGTCAGCTCGGTCTCGATCCGTTCTCAGTGCGTCGTTCAAATCATCGAACCTATAACCCACGTGCTTGCTCGTAGCAGTTTCGTCGGCAATGCCCGCGGCATGGAACGCCGACCTACGAATAAGACACGGCACGCATCGCCCGCATTGTTGCCAGTAACGCTTCCACTTACCGCAGGATGTCGTCTTGGATATCAGTTTCGTCACAAGAGGTTGATCGCGGCACTCACGCAAAGCCTCACCTTTCGTTTTGAAAAAGTAAGGGTTTTCGATTGCCGCGGGTATTCCGACCTCATCAAAAATCGCTTGCAACGAAGAAATGAAATGCGGATGCACCGTCCGCGTACTAAGCGCGCCAATTCGGCGCACAGTTAGAGGTGGATTTAGAGAAATAAAGCCGTTCTCTGGGATAATGAGAGGGACGATACTATCATTATGCAGCCTTGATATCGCCGACGCAGCACAGGCTGCTAGGGCTAGAAACACGATACTTCTTGTTCGTGTCGAGGGCTCTCCTTGCAGTTCCCCTCGGATGTCATCGTTGATGCGAAGACTTGGAACCTCTGGGAGCATTCCGTGGAGGTACGTCTGATACCCGCCATCGCCGCGAGTAGACCGGCTGACAAGTAACGGCCGGTGTCCGTCAGCGATCCTGTCTATCGCCCCGATCAGGCTGTCCATGCCACCAGAAAAAAGACAAACCTCGTCAGCGCCCTCCAGATCGACTTTGTTTTTTAGGCGAGATCTTTCTTTGTGGCTGGGAACTGTGTCCCCTCCAGCGACGAAGTTGAAATGCCATTGGTCGCCACTTAGAAACCCGAGTGCCCGTTCGAGCTTTTTCGCGACCGGGGTCCATCGGGCCGGATCTGCCAGACCGACAGTTACTTCAATATTTCGTCCAAATCCATCGTCCGCGGCGGATCTGAGTGCGAAGCGGTCTGCCGCAGCGACGGCAAGCGCTATAGCCAAGAAATCGTACGCAGATTGTTCGATCGGTAAATCTAACCGAGCCAACTGGCGC
The window above is part of the Maricaulis maris MCS10 genome. Proteins encoded here:
- the qatC gene encoding Qat anti-phage system QueC-like protein QatC; this encodes MTRVFAHPDQAAFSSAKYEIPVLLFGRVQVGGPPNAVGNQVRRQLARLDLPIEQSAYDFLAIALAVAAADRFALRSAADDGFGRNIEVTVGLADPARWTPVAKKLERALGFLSGDQWHFNFVAGGDTVPSHKERSRLKNKVDLEGADEVCLFSGGMDSLIGAIDRIADGHRPLLVSRSTRGDGGYQTYLHGMLPEVPSLRINDDIRGELQGEPSTRTRSIVFLALAACAASAISRLHNDSIVPLIIPENGFISLNPPLTVRRIGALSTRTVHPHFISSLQAIFDEVGIPAAIENPYFFKTKGEALRECRDQPLVTKLISKTTSCGKWKRYWQQCGRCVPCLIRRSAFHAAGIADETATSKHVGYRFDDLNDALRTDRDRADIRAVSAAIRRVNGGDFGKWVIRGGPLPLDPTARNEHKDVARRGVFEIDQFLKDLGIDA
- a CDS encoding DUF417 family protein, which gives rise to MSPGNALLFARLSLAVMFLWFGVMNFTAVGTQITGSWIGGHAFLSGLAEQAGSAAKTLGVYQIIAAVLVGAPIPSGSFRRIGFAMTGLYAFIALTVLLTNPVWIEAAGGFPAIGSGQGILKYIAILGLSLWGGSFENSRMFAQRHTDMRMWSQPVMWLGLILVLGWIGGMKFTAVEAAGIEPLVQTSPFFSWLLGLMPLQTVSNLIGMIELITVIALVGYWFSNTLFRIGLALAMVTFVLTLSFLFTFPGSWSAELGGFPALGRAGHFLLKDLPLLAVCLALMSETGREGTMRRR
- the qatD gene encoding Qat anti-phage system TatD family nuclease QatD; the protein is MIDFHCHIDLYDSPALALDRALTSNTFVLSVTTTPKAFLGTQKLAAGNKSVQTALGFHPQLAHERADELALIDYLMPQARFVGEIGLDGSVDFKEYLELQKMVFRRMLTAAAQFGGRVMSIHSRGAATEVLDMLEQHPNAGTPVLHWFSGTKAELSRAVSLGAWFSVGPAMLKSAKGRELARLMPKGRVLTETDGPFATLKGRVLYPNDVRLAIDALSDIWGEGDGPVGAQITSNFHKLNSIADAIFVQTEFA